Genomic segment of Urocitellus parryii isolate mUroPar1 unplaced genomic scaffold, mUroPar1.hap1 Scaffold_440, whole genome shotgun sequence:
CAAATCATCACAATAAATACTGAGTTCCAGGAAATAGACGCCCCTGTTGTTGTAAGCTGGCACAGTGTTCCTGCTTTAATGGCCACGACAGAGGGAGGAGTGACGTCTAGAAAAGGGCCAATAAAGAAACCTTCCACTGGCATGTTTATCACAGGAGATGCAATATTAATAAACCAATTGGTCAGAGACGGTGTTATTCTCCAAAGTTTAATGCAGGTAATGAGATGTTCTCTATGCTGTTCAACCTGCTGTGACCATTTCACTGCTTTCTCTGCTGGGTATTAGCTGGTCTTCCAACTGCACAGGCAAGCACACAGCAGAATGAGTCACCGAGTGTGGAACACTGAGAGGACCTCACCCCGCAAGCACAGCAAAGCACAGCAGACACCCCCACTTCCCTCTGGACTAGACCTGTCCTGCGCCACCCTCAAGCCTCCTGCACTGGCGCTGGCCCAGTAACTGCAAGACaaggccacattttcttttctttcaaaacataAGTAGCATATCACCCAAAAACTGGAAACCAAAATGCCCTACAGCAGGTACATCCAAACTGGGGAATGCCACACAGCCATAAAATGAATAGATTttcttttggcagtgctggggatccaactcagggtcttgtgcatgctgggttctaccagtgagctacatcccaaagGAACAGACTTTGGATACACAGAACAGATTGTACAGAACTGAGGGCATGAAGGTCGGTAGAAAAGACCAACCCCAAAAGGTCACCATAGTGAGTGATTGCGTTTTGTGTAACAccctcaaaacaaaacagttgTAGCAAAGGGAGAACAATTAAGTGCTTGCCTGCGCTTAGGGATTGTGATGGGCCAGGTGGTGGGTGTGACTACAAAGGAGTAGCACAAGAAAGATCTTTGTGGTGATAAGACCATTTTGAAACTTGATTGTAGTGGCGGCTACGCAAATGTACACTTATCATGATTGACAGTCCCGAGGCACCAGTATCAATGTCCTGGTTCTAACGTCATTCCATAGTGATGTCAGATGCAACTTTCTTGGGGGGAAACTAGGTGAAGAGTGTACTACATTTGCCACTTCCTCTGCATCTACGATGATTTCAAACTACAAACTACATGCGCACGCGCACgcacacgcacgcgcacacacacacacacacacacacacacacacactcacacacagagtcACATTCTATCAGACTTTACGATCCCACTGGGCTCTCATGGCTAAAATggaaagaatgcattttgaaaacaAGTCAGAGACACCACATAGATGCTGTGCACCATATTAGCAGCCAGGAAAAGTGGGGAGAAACCACTGAAACCCAAGGAGGGCAAGTGGCAGCTGACACCATGGGAGCAATGCTAAGGACGGTGTAGAAACATTGCTGTCTGGTTGCTCTTGCCAAGGAGCAACTCCTCCCAGCATGCCTCAGGGGGCATGTTAAAACCGCTGGGGGAAAGGCTGCTACACTTCTGGAGCTGGATTGAATCGCTGGCTGCTGGGATTGTTGGTCGTCGGGCTGCATGCTGTTACTCCTCCTGACCATGTGTCCAAAAGGTTCCTAGGAGTTGGTGATGTTGACACTCCTGGTCTCATCTGTTCTGATCTGCCTTCCCCTGAGGGTGACAGTCTCAGAGATATTCTGTCTATTCTTGGAGGAGCTTCTGAaacttccttttgcttttccaCCACACCTGCTTTTGGctcttctcctccctttcctgtaACCTTCCTTGGACAAGAGGGGGCTGGGTGGTACCAGGGTTGAGGGTCAGGTTGCTGAGGTCTTGCGTTAGCTTATCCCAGGAGGAAGAACAAGAGGTTGCTTTCTTTCCTGTGGAGATCCCGGAAGTGTTCCCCATACACTTCTGGCAGTAGGGACATTCGCATTTGAACCTCTCCTGATCTGTATCATGTGAAGATGTGGATTTTGCTTTCCTCTCCACCTGATAAGGTGCTCTGGGTTTGACGTATTGCTGTCTCCTGCGTTCCActaactttgttttcttctgaggTAATCTTGAACTTCCCCATTGCTGCTCCTCTTCCATCCTCTCAAAGAAAAAGGCATATATTACAAACACAAAGCTCAGCACTCCTGTAACACCCACTAACACACCCGCACACCTTCCAGAAAGAGCCCCTGATGATTTTAGCCACTGAAATCTATATATTGCAAGGTATCTGTTCAGTCATTTCCAGTCGCGGGCACCAACATAAGGAAACAGTGTAGCCTGCACACTTGGAACATTGGCTCGAAGCCAATGTGCTCACTACTGGATTACACATGCCACAGGAGACTCAGGATCCCACTCCTTCAGTGGAGTGCATAGTTCACCATGTCACACTGAGTGAACACCCATGTCTTTGGGGCACCCCTCCACACAAAGCCCCTTCCTAGACTCTTTTCTTAAAGCCGTGTTCCCTCCGTCACTTCCATGAAATGTAACAGGAGGCAATCCTATCTCTGTGGGCACCTTGAGATTCTCAGGCTCGGTGACTAAATATACCCCTGATACAGGAGGTGGGGCATCAAGGACAGTGATGTGTTTGCATTGCCACTCGGGTAGGCAGAAGAACAGAAGCTATAAAGGTGCCCTCCCTCCCCTAGTTCAGCTCTTCACAATTCCTCTTTCGCTCAGCAACAGTCCCTCGCCCCACTATGATGGATGGCCGAGCTGCCTTGGAACAAATAGGTGCTCACATTGCCCACTACTACCAAGGGTGCGCTTCAACCTCTTGCCCCTCTTGGTAATATTagtcaaagaccttagaagaggCAGATGAacctaaagagagagaaatatccaTATCCACAGATTCCATTGGGCAAGTGATTTCCCATGCCTCACTGTTCCGCCCCTTTGGCAACCTCTCCCTTTAATCCAATCCTAAACCTATTTGCTGAGTGCCTGTCTCATGACCTTCCTTGTGCCAGGTGATGTAGAGACACGTGCCTCACaccatgttgtttgtgtgtcgtGGCACAGACCCCAGGCATGCTCCTACCTTGCGTGTTTGCCTCGGCTGTTCCAAATATTCCTCTGGATACCTCTGGGCCTCCATCCCCTACCATCCTCCAGTATCTGCTCATCTGTCCCCTGCTCAGTAGAACACCCTGATTAGAGCTGCATGGGAGTTAGGTGTTTTACCTCTCCACTGGCCCAGCCAAACCCCCTTTCCTACTCTCCTTTTGTAATGGCACACTTTGCCCTCTACTGCACTTCATAATCTGCTGTTCGGTCATGTGCAGTGCTTATTTCTGTCTCCCCCATGCTTGAATATAAACTCAACAAGGGCAGGCGTTTCAGACCCCTTAGTGGCCTGGAGTGTCCTTAGCCCCTAGGACACCGCCTGCCTCATAGATGACCCTCCATGGGTGTTTGTACTGAGAGTGAATGAAGTGCCCGGCACAGACAAGGGGCTCAGAGAGTTATTGCTGCTTTCCTAGGTGAGCCATGCCAGGGAGGAGAGAATCAATGAGGGAACAGTGCACCCCGCTTAAGCACACAGGGAGAACACCACCTGGATGTGGTCCCCAACACCCACCTAGCCACTCAGACCAGGCCTCCGCCAGGCCTTCTCGGCTGAGCAGGTGCCTCCCACTCTCCAGAGAGGTGCCACCATATTAGACAGAAGGTCCACACTACAGCCGGGTTGAGGAGGAGCCCTGAGGCAGAAAGGAGGATCTGGATTCCTCTGTAGCTCCCTCTGTGACCCCTCGCCAAGTCCCAAGTTCACTCTGCAAGTGTTTCAAACCCCCACTCTCTCTGTGTTCAGTGGTGAGCATTAACAATGCGTATACGACTCCATGAACTATTGTTTCTTTCGCTACAATCACATATTTTCCTTCTAAATAGCAATGGAAGATAATGGCAGTGTTGGTTTCCAATCACTGTGTGTCAAACATGTCCACACTGGAATAAAAACTGCTAAGCCCTTtgcatagaggaggaaaaggaaggtcTGAAGAAGTAGTGACAGGACTAAGGTTGATAGAGCCAGGGAGCAGGAGAACATTGACAGGAATCGTGGAGCTTCTGGCTCTAGCCCCTGTGAACTTCCCATCAcaagattcaa
This window contains:
- the LOC144252503 gene encoding protein FAM156A/FAM156B-like, yielding MEEEQQWGSSRLPQKKTKLVERRRQQYVKPRAPYQVERKAKSTSSHDTDQERFKCECPYCQKCMGNTSGISTGKKATSCSSSWDKLTQDLSNLTLNPGTTQPPLVQGRLQEREEKSQKQVWWKSKRKFQKLLQE